A window from Pseudobutyrivibrio ruminis HUN009 encodes these proteins:
- the gltX gene encoding glutamate--tRNA ligase, producing the protein MSKVRTRFAPSPTGRMHVGNLRTALYAYLVAKHEDGDFLLRIEDTDQERLVEGAVDIIYRTLAATGLIHDEGPDKDKGFGPYVQSERQAQGIYLKYAKQLVEKGEAYYCFCDDKRLEECKQVIGGKEIHIYDKHCLNLSKEEVEANLAAGKPYVIRQNNPRTGTTTFVDELYGEITVDNAELDDMILIKSDGYPTYNFANVVDDHLMGITHVVRGNEYISSSPKYNRLYEAFGWEVPKYIHCPLITNEEHQKLSKRSGHSSYEDLIEQGFLTEAVVNFVALLGWSPENDNEIFSLDELVKEFDYHRISKSPAVFDITKLKWMNGEYMKAMDFDKFYQMAEPYLKEYIKGDYDLKKIAKMVQTRIEIFPDIKDHVDFFDAVPEYDSAMYTHKKMKTNEESSLAVLKELLPVLEAQDDYSNDALYALLSGFAAEHEYKNGYVLWPVRTAVSGKQMTPGGATELMEILGKEESIKRIKAAIEKLSK; encoded by the coding sequence ATGAGTAAGGTTAGAACACGTTTCGCACCATCTCCTACAGGAAGAATGCATGTAGGAAATCTTCGTACAGCTCTTTATGCTTACCTAGTAGCAAAGCACGAGGACGGCGATTTTCTTCTTAGAATAGAAGATACAGACCAGGAGCGTCTTGTTGAGGGTGCTGTAGATATTATTTATAGAACACTTGCTGCTACAGGTCTTATCCATGATGAGGGACCAGATAAAGACAAAGGCTTCGGTCCATACGTTCAGTCAGAGCGTCAGGCACAGGGAATTTACCTTAAGTACGCAAAGCAGCTTGTTGAAAAAGGAGAGGCATATTACTGCTTCTGCGATGACAAGCGTCTTGAAGAGTGCAAGCAGGTTATTGGTGGAAAGGAAATCCACATCTATGACAAGCATTGCTTAAACCTTTCAAAGGAAGAGGTAGAAGCAAATCTTGCTGCTGGAAAGCCTTATGTAATTCGTCAGAACAATCCTCGTACAGGTACAACTACATTTGTAGATGAGTTGTACGGAGAGATTACAGTTGATAACGCAGAGCTTGATGACATGATTCTTATCAAGTCTGATGGATATCCAACATATAACTTTGCAAACGTTGTTGATGATCACCTTATGGGAATCACACACGTTGTTCGTGGTAATGAGTACATTTCTTCATCACCTAAGTACAATCGTCTTTACGAAGCTTTTGGTTGGGAAGTACCAAAGTATATCCACTGCCCACTTATTACAAACGAAGAGCACCAGAAGCTTTCTAAGCGTTCTGGCCACTCATCTTATGAAGATTTAATTGAGCAGGGATTCTTGACAGAAGCAGTTGTTAACTTTGTTGCTTTACTTGGATGGTCACCTGAAAACGATAACGAAATCTTCTCATTAGATGAGCTCGTTAAAGAGTTTGATTATCACCGTATTTCAAAGTCACCAGCAGTTTTTGATATTACAAAGCTCAAGTGGATGAACGGAGAGTACATGAAGGCTATGGACTTTGATAAGTTCTATCAGATGGCTGAGCCTTACCTCAAGGAATACATCAAGGGTGATTATGATTTAAAAAAGATTGCAAAGATGGTTCAGACTAGAATCGAAATCTTCCCTGACATCAAGGATCATGTAGATTTCTTTGATGCAGTTCCTGAGTATGACAGTGCAATGTATACTCATAAAAAGATGAAGACAAATGAAGAGTCTTCACTTGCAGTTTTAAAAGAACTTCTTCCTGTTCTTGAGGCACAGGATGACTACTCAAATGATGCTTTATATGCACTTCTTTCTGGATTTGCTGCAGAGCATGAGTACAAGAATGGATATGTGCTTTGGCCAGTACGTACAGCTGTTTCAGGTAAGCAGATGACTCCTGGCGGTGCAACTGAGCTCATGGAGATTCTTGGTAAAGAAGAGTCTATTAAACGAATCAAAGCAGCTATTGAAAAGCTGTCTAAATAA
- a CDS encoding ATP-dependent helicase yields MNLNDSQQKAVSHMNGPCLVLAGPGSGKTAVLTRRVMALIESGVPAREILVITFTKAAALEMKERFERLSDDIHPVTFGTFHSLFWGILQKEIGFKSTDIIMENTRTKIIREAMARVNLDHDDSLLVKSYSSELSFINNRVGGLDNYLPKSVDKKDFKDFVLAYENLKAKYHVIDFDDMLKKAYELFYSKPEILEKWQNRFSYFLVDEMQDMNDLQFQLIKMLSTRTNNIFCVGDDDQSIYGFRGANPKLMDDFRRQYPDCKVVVLDYNYRNPANIVKKAGNLISKNTMRFQKQIMATAEEGKLCVEELKSEGDEADYIISKVKELNREGTSFDEIAILYRNHSDARYIVDKLLEQKIPFYLKEKMPNIYSHFIISDMEAYFQIAIGNETRARLLAIVNRPNRFLHRRSVEYRGNLQGIKSFYKDNPGCLRATEALIADVNLISKMSPCAAINYIKNVMGYDSFLREEAVKQNADVNEYYDVLDFFIEMTKDCKTIKQAIDKLNIMRLKVDYENKTKVIDKKNKIGLYTLHSSKGLEFENVFIIGVNDGIIPSNKADSKEEMEAERRLFYVGITRTKRNLYLTYTNKKNRDKSRFLNELNYSSSKASP; encoded by the coding sequence ATGAATCTTAATGATAGCCAACAAAAAGCAGTTTCACATATGAATGGGCCATGTCTTGTGCTGGCAGGGCCTGGCAGTGGGAAAACTGCAGTGCTTACAAGGCGTGTTATGGCCCTTATAGAATCTGGTGTACCGGCTCGAGAAATCTTGGTGATTACATTTACCAAGGCTGCGGCTTTAGAAATGAAGGAACGTTTCGAAAGGTTATCAGATGATATTCATCCTGTGACTTTTGGGACGTTCCATTCTTTATTTTGGGGAATTCTACAAAAAGAAATTGGTTTTAAGTCTACAGATATTATCATGGAAAATACTAGGACAAAAATAATTAGAGAGGCTATGGCGCGGGTAAATTTAGACCATGATGATAGTTTGCTTGTGAAAAGCTATTCATCAGAGCTTTCTTTTATAAATAATCGAGTTGGAGGGTTGGATAATTATTTGCCAAAGTCTGTAGACAAGAAGGACTTTAAAGATTTTGTATTAGCCTATGAAAATCTTAAAGCTAAATATCATGTTATAGATTTTGATGACATGTTAAAGAAAGCGTATGAACTCTTTTATAGCAAGCCTGAAATACTTGAAAAATGGCAAAATCGATTTTCTTATTTTCTTGTAGATGAAATGCAAGATATGAATGATTTGCAATTTCAGTTAATTAAGATGCTTTCTACTAGAACAAACAATATTTTTTGCGTAGGAGATGATGACCAGTCTATTTATGGATTTCGAGGAGCAAATCCGAAACTAATGGATGATTTTAGAAGACAATATCCGGATTGCAAAGTTGTTGTTCTTGACTATAACTATAGAAATCCTGCTAATATTGTGAAAAAAGCAGGTAATTTGATATCAAAAAACACCATGCGTTTTCAAAAACAAATAATGGCAACTGCTGAGGAGGGGAAACTATGTGTAGAGGAACTGAAATCCGAAGGGGATGAAGCTGATTACATAATTTCAAAGGTAAAAGAGCTTAATAGGGAGGGGACATCCTTTGATGAAATTGCTATTTTGTATCGTAATCATTCTGATGCAAGGTATATAGTTGATAAACTATTAGAGCAGAAAATTCCTTTTTATTTAAAAGAGAAAATGCCTAATATTTATTCTCATTTCATTATTTCCGATATGGAAGCATACTTTCAGATTGCCATTGGAAATGAAACGCGAGCTAGACTTTTAGCTATCGTAAATCGCCCTAATCGATTTTTACATAGAAGAAGTGTGGAATATAGAGGAAATTTGCAAGGAATAAAGTCCTTTTATAAAGATAATCCAGGCTGCCTCAGGGCTACAGAGGCGTTAATTGCGGATGTGAATTTGATAAGCAAAATGTCGCCATGCGCTGCGATTAATTACATAAAGAATGTAATGGGATATGACAGCTTCTTGCGAGAGGAAGCAGTGAAACAAAATGCTGATGTAAACGAATATTATGATGTCTTGGATTTTTTCATTGAAATGACAAAGGATTGCAAGACTATAAAGCAAGCCATTGATAAGCTGAATATTATGAGACTTAAGGTGGATTATGAAAACAAAACGAAGGTAATAGATAAAAAGAATAAAATCGGTCTTTACACTTTGCACTCAAGCAAGGGATTGGAGTTTGAAAATGTTTTTATTATTGGCGTAAATGATGGAATAATCCCAAGTAATAAAGCGGATTCCAAAGAGGAGATGGAGGCGGAACGGCGTTTGTTTTATGTTGGAATTACCAGGACTAAGCGAAATCTTTATTTGACTTATACAAATAAAAAGAACCGGGATAAATCCCGATTCTTAAATGAGCTGAATTATTCTTCATCTAAAGCTTCTCCGTAA
- a CDS encoding DUF1292 domain-containing protein: MDENQVFPVDNEDDDVVVTLSLDDGSEVTCEILTIFDIGDQDYIVLLPLDENGEENAEGQVYIYRYFEDETGAPSLDNIESDEEYDAVAKKFDELYGEALDEE; this comes from the coding sequence ATGGACGAGAATCAAGTATTTCCAGTTGACAATGAAGACGATGATGTTGTTGTCACTTTAAGTTTGGATGATGGTTCAGAAGTGACATGTGAAATTCTCACAATCTTTGACATAGGCGATCAGGATTATATTGTACTTCTTCCTCTCGATGAAAACGGCGAGGAAAATGCTGAAGGTCAGGTATACATCTATAGATATTTCGAGGATGAAACAGGCGCACCTTCGCTTGACAACATCGAGTCTGATGAAGAATACGATGCAGTAGCTAAGAAGTTCGATGAACTTTACGGAGAAGCTTTAGATGAAGAATAA